From the genome of Eremothecium gossypii ATCC 10895 chromosome I, complete sequence:
AGGGATGATGGCTGGGTCGACTCAGCAACCGCCAACTGCTTTATCTGATGAGCGGGGTTAGCTAAGCACCATCATGGTGCACGATCAGGTGAATAGCATGCCGCCATACTTTTGTACGAGAACCTACTATTAATAGGAGGTAACCAGAATCGCCCTGCACTTTCGCTAGTAATGCGTCTCGCAGCGCTTGCTCATCAGCAGAATCAGTGCCTTATCAACTTTGATGCTTGGAGTATAGCGCAGACTTCATGCTACTAGCTTCCTGCTTAGCGCATATTCTGAGTATCTATTACCTAAAAGCTAGATAGAAAAACTAGCAAGTGACGTTATCCCATGGGTGCTTTGGTCTTCGAGGACCGCTCCTTTTTGACTGCACGTTTCCATCATAGGTCGGGTCTATGGAAGTCAGACTAGGCCACCGATCGGACTCAGGAACAGACATAGGCCCATGCAATGGGGCTCTGAGTGCCCATGGCGTCATATCTTTAAAGCTCAATTTAGCAATGTGATCATTGAACTAGACCCAATGATAGCCCAGCTAATACTATAGCGCTTAAACCACATACATTAAAATTGACAGACAGGATAACATAATCATTAATGTCGCCTAGGCAATTATGCGTAGTCAGGTGATGGCGTGATACGCCATCATCCTCCATGTAACATTCGTACGAAGCGACTTAAGATATGAGTGCTAAATTTATGAACAGTAAGTCAGCATATGACGGACTGGGTCCGCCAGGCAAAATTCGTGAGTGTTAGTCTCCAATGATCGCCCGTGCTCCAAACCCAATGCACCGAATAGATGTTCATGGGGCGGTACAGATATTTGAACGATCACGTGCTACCTCCTCCGTACCCTGACAAACACCCGAACACCTCATTGTAGCCCTCTAGATCGACTTGCCTCCTCCGCCAATAGGAGCTCACAAATGCACACCGCTACACACCAGACCATCAGACCCCATATCTGCAGCGGATTCGGTGATTAGCGATGGGTCAAGCTTACAACATCTTTGGAAAGCCGGTTCAGCCTCATGTTTTGGTGCTTGGCACGCTATTCACGCTGTTCGGGGGTGTGTCATTGTACAAGGCTAGAGGACGTGCGTCGCAGCAGCCCGCCGTAGCTGCTCCTGCAAAAACCACTTCTGATGATATCGATttcgagcagctgcttggCGAGATGCTGAAGGAGGAAAAGAACTGATTCTGTTGACAGAGTTCTATCGACTTTAGGTTGCGTGGCTTCCGATGCCAGTCTCTGGCGGACGACGCGCATATATACATCATCTATAAGCTGTTGTTCAACGAGCCTAAAGTAGGTCATCCAGACTCTGTTCGGAGTCCTTTTTGATGAGCTCTAGCATGCCTGATGGCAGAATGGGCCTGCCAGCAGCGTCCAGTACGTAGCGGAAGGGCATCTCGGTGGCCTCGTTGCTGTTGAAGCGGAATTCTGGGTAATCGATGAAGCTGATCTTCTCTAGGGGCAACTGTTTCTCGACAATCAGCTGCGTTGTGCGCACTGCGGTATCTGTAGTCATCTGCTTGTCGCCCAGGCGTTTCCCCACGAGAAGCGACGGGTAGCTCTCTTTTAGCTCGCTGGTACGGTCCCTTGGTGGGTGGTCACCTAGGATACCACCGAATACAAAGTAATCGAATTGGTCCTTATCTGAAGGAGCCAGGTCGCCCGATGCTCTTGGGTCAAGCAGACATACCCGTCCGTCCATCAAGGGTGCTACATTGGGCAAGGCAAGGTGGACTTTATCCAATGGTTGCGTCGTCCACTGAAGTCCTAGATCCGTAAGCAGTTGTGGGATATCAGATGCCGTGGTGCCCTCTGGCAAGGAAGATAGAATTAGGTTTTCTGCACCGACGTCACGGATGATTTGGGCGTATTCAAGCGTGACCCACTCGCTAAACCCTGACTCCATATGCTCAATAATATACTTCATGACTAAGGAAAGTCCTGTCTCTCACTGCTGTTACGATGGATACGTATTTGTCTTGTTATAAACTTTGCTCGAGCAGCCCGTGCTCAAAGTGCCGGTTTTTTCAAAGCCTGACAGTAGACTTCTGTGACAGGCTCAACAGGACGTAAGAGCTGATCTAGGAAGAAAGAGGCCGCAAGCTCTTCTTCAAAGTAACTTACATGGGCCTTAATTGCATTGAGGGCATCCACCTCCCATAGTCGAGGCTCAAATGAGAAGTCGACTCGGCCTAAGTGGTTAAGTTTTGTGACTTTCTTCAATAAAGAATCAGGCATCTTGACCATCTCTAAGCCGCTATCTGAGGTAAATGTATCACCAAGCTCCCGGACCCTGACCTCTAGCTGGCTTTCTCTAACAGCTGGCACAATTTTCTGACGGTACTGGCCCAGTTTGGTGTCGATAAGCGGTTCCACTCGGTAGGCGATGGGGTCGCACGAGTGGAACAAATTATAAAAACGATTGCACTTCGGGCGATCGATTCTCAGGCCAAAGTCGGTTTGTAAAGGACCCCCGTAATGGGCAATTTTAGTCTGTTGGATGAGCTTTAGCACCCCTATCGGAGAACCAATTGCGAAGTAGTTTTCTACATCGAAATGCAGGTGGTACTTCTCGTGCTGCGCAAGAATATCAAACAGGATAAGTGATCCCAGTGAGTGGCCGATGAGACTGACGCGGCCGTTAAACGATGGGTTTTTATGGCAAAACTTGTCGTACACATTATTCAGACGAGACGCTACCTTCTCCATGATGCGATTGCGGTAGTACTCCTCCCCATAAAGCAATACATCAAGAGCGACATCTCCAAACACCCTTCGTAATGGACGGATACCATCAACGGTTATATCGGCCAGCGTAGGCAATTCTGGCTGTTCTTTTTCTTTTACGAACTCATCGGTACTGAATCCTATATCATGCCGCCAAGTAATCGGGAGCACCTGTACCCTGCTATTAAACTCCCAATCAGGCCTCTTGACAACATCTCGGTTGTATGCCTTCCATGAGTCCCCATTGTTGTAGAGCCGCTTGAGGTTGGACCTTAACAGATTTACAGTGTGAGCAAAGTTAACGTATTGGTATTTCTTGCCAAGGTTCTGACCGATGCCATGAACACAAAGTATGAGGTGGTCTATCTCTCTATAGTTTGTTTGAAATTTAGTAGCTTGTGCCCTGGTGTTTATATTTTGTTTTACTTCCTCTCGGTCCATCTTGTGCGTCATTGCCTCATTCAACTTATCACCAGAGGAGCTGCTAGCAGAACCCAGCAGCAAGTCCATGAACTCCCAGCCAAGCAGGTCTGACAGTTTGCCCATCTGTTTAGTCTGGTCCAGCACCTGCGTTTCTAGGCCCTCGGCAGCCTTTTGAATCACACCCTTCGTCAATGATTCAGAGTATCCTTTCGTTACCTTGACAAATCCAATTGGTATCAAGGTGCTCTTCCGCAGTAAACTGAGCTGCAACGTTCCACCGTAGAGTTCGGGTATGAGTAGGGCTTCATCTTTCTTCTCCCCTTTGAACAGTACATATCGACCTTCGTCGTATTTTCCCTCCAGCTTGAAGAAATCCTTCTCTTCGTCGCACTTTGCCGATAGCTCAGCTAGCTCGGCGCTCAGGTCTTCACTTAGAGGCATGCCATCGCTATTAAACCAGGTGCCTCTCCGGACCTCGTAAACAGGGCCATCCCAATACGCGGGCTTCAGACGTCTTGCTTCCAAGTATACTTCGAACAGATAATCCTCATTGACCGAAATGGGATTCTCAGAGGGCCTTTCAAGGCTATAGAACCGCTCTAAACGGTCGGAATCGCTTTTAGAGAACGGTATAAAGTTTACCGGAGGCTTTACAGGCTTATAGTTCGGTTCGTACGGCTTTTCCAAGGGCGAATCCGTGGCGTAGAACCAGCGCACCAGTTCCGAATGGTAGCGCTTAGCCGAGGGCCAACAAATCCTTCGAACTATACTCCTCTTGTGTTGCGAAAGGAACATGTGTTATATGCTGTTCAGCCCCAGTGTTTTCGGCTGTGATTTAGTATGCGCGAAGTTAGGGTACGTTACATATTTCCCTTTGTCGCCCAAGCGTTTCCTGAGAGAGTCCGAGCAAACAAGTGATGATCCGTCCAGAATCTATGATATTAATACATAGTACTTATATGCGAAGGGAAATGAGGTCTCAACAATACTTACATATTATTCATGTTTCGAGAGTGATTTTAGCTTTGACCTGGCCCTTAAGTTGTAATGCGATGATCTCTTCTCTTCAGCAGGGAGCTCGACGAGTGCCATAGCGTCGGGCCTCACCCGCTTCTCAGCAGGCCGCATTCGTTCACGAAGAGCTTTGTCCATATTAGGCGATGCGCGACGCTTTAGGTCGGTTGAACGCTCCGAATTATGTTGTGAAAGCAAATCCGATTGATCTTCCATGTGCAGCGGAGTCGGATCGTCTTCAATATCCGAATCTACCCGCATGATGACGTCTAAATCATCTTTAGACTCCTTGACATAGTCCACTATCTGCTGGAATCCCTCTTTGCCATAGAGCTTCTCCAGATGTTTAGTTGAGTGAAATTGGGAAACTGGCTGCACGCAGGTAGGCGATAAGGACGATGAGATATGTGTTGGTGATATATCGCGCCCTTCAGTAGCTGTTATACATGCATTTGAATTAGCACTAGAGGATGGGCTTTGGGAGACCACTGTGGGATTCGGCAGGTACTCCGTCTGAGGGTCAAGATGCAGTTCCTTAAATTTATCCATGACAATTTTATTTTGCTGCTCTTCCGGAAGAATTCGCTGGTTATGAAGTACAGCTAGTGGCTGACTGGAATAAGAATTGGCATGTTTCAGCCTGGAGTGGTTGACGATGCCTTGTGCAGACGTAAATCCCGACTTACCGCACTTGCAGCACGTGATAACGATCAGGAGCCCATCAAGGCGCCTAAAAATCGCATCCCCGCTGTCGGTTTTCCCGACTACGCCGCTGTTGCTTGAAATACAATTACTGCTGTAGTTCCTCCTGTGATGCTGGTTGAAATGTTGCGGCGCGAAAGGGTCTGCCTGCTGAAAGGAGCTGAAAGGTGGTGACGTGGTTCCGGGACTACTAGCGTCTGCAACCGTCTTTGAGCCCAAAACACGGAGGCCGATTACATTCCCGTCAGCCGGCCGGAGGGTAGAAGACCTCCCCTGATGGGAGTTCATGCTCTTACTGCGGGTGTGGTAATAGTACTCACCACCACTGCTCGACGAAAGCGGAGCAGGGGGTAGCGCTGCCATCTGTTGTTCCCTCCTGCGACGTGCTTCTAACTGTGCCAAACGCAGCTGTGCCTGTTGCTCCTGGTGCGCGTCCACCTTGGCCAAGAGCTCCGGATCATCATGCAACATCTCCAGCACCTCCAATTTCGCCCCTAAGCCACGTGACTCGGCTTCCAGGTCGTCCATTTCTCGATGCTTGATCATGACCTGCAGATGGAGCTGCTCCAGAATCTCGCGCTTCGCTATCTCGTATTTTATCCGCTCCGTCTCCTCGCTCTCACGCCCCAGCGGCCCCTCCTCCGCACGCAGCCCGCTGTATTCGTCGTCGCCCAGGGAAAGCTCGTGCGGCGACTTCGGTGTCGCCACCTGGTAATATGCCGGCCCTGCGCCGATGTGTGGGCGCCCCGTGATATCCTCCGAGTCCATGAGTAATACTTGCGGAGATGATATTAGCTGACCGCTGTCGCTATGTGCAATGGGCTCCTCTGCCCCGTGGAATTCTTCCGAGCTTCGATGCTGAATCCTGCTATGTTGTCTCTTGTTCCGAAGCGTCCCCGTTAATGTCATTGCACCCGGCGTTCTGTAGTATAACCGCGTTCCTGCGTCGTGCTGCCCAGCGCCTCAAATTTGATGTTCCCGACTGTTCCTGCAAGTAATTACCGAAGACTGCGCCCGCTTAGTCTCCAGGATAGAATACGCTCATATAAACCCGGTCCTGACTATAGAGAGTGTGCAGAGAGTGCGAAGAGCTTCGCTTGCCCTGCTCCTACGCTTGAAGAGCCCCATAGAAAAAAGCGGAAACGAGAAGCCTCTTCCTTTGATGCATTTCAGCCGTTCCCGCAGTCACGCGACCGCAACTCTCAGATATTTACAGCTTTTCAGTGCTTCATTTCATTAGTGGCAACATGGCCGAGCGGTTAAGGCGAAAGATTAGAAATCTTTTGGGCTATGCCCGCGCAGGTTCGAGTCCTGCTGTTGTCGTTATTTTTTGCCGAATCCATGTATACATGGTCACGTGCATGAGAGGTCACACCACGTATGTAAGTATAGTAAAGATTCCGTTAGAGTAAGGATTACATATTCTTCTGAGCCTCAAGCTCCGCAAGGAGGTCGTCGAGCAGCGCAACCGTTTCCTGTGGCGACGATATCCACGCTGTGCAGCCTGCGAGCCGTGCCTTGAAGTCATTCGCAGATCCGACGGGGGCGAACTGGTCACCGACATGCAAGGACTGCTCAGGGCGGATTGGACGCTCCGGCGAGTAGAACCGCTGCAGGAAGGCTACACCGAGGTCCTTGCCGCCGATGTCGCACCACACGTCGCTGCCGCCGTCGAAACAGCTGAATTGCACACGCTGCGCGGGTGGGAAGTTCTCGAGCCGACCCTGGACTGTAAGAACGATTTCCTCCAGCGtctcgcgcagcagcggcacgCGAATTTCGCGGCCCAACTCCGGGTCAAAGCGCTGCCCCGGTACAATGCCCACTGCGCGCACCTTGCGGATGATCTGGGTCTCCGCAGGCAGGCGCAGTTTTTCGCGCAGCGCCCGGAGCATCACCTCTGCCAAATCCAGTGTGGCGTTGATATCCTGCTGGTTCCACTGGTGGAGCTCAGCGGACATCCAAACGCTCTCAGGCACACGTTCGAAGCCCGCGCGGCCATCGCGCTCGTAGCAGCGAAACAAAAAGTTGGATTCGCCGCCCATGACACAAAGCCGGCGTTTTGCCTCGTTGGGCAAGTCCGCGCGCTCAAGCCGCCGCAAAAGTCCAAATAGCCGCCGCTCATAGTTTTCAGCGTCATCGTAGCCGGCGGCGGTGACGATTCCCACGTGCATACCAGCGCccagcaggcgcagcaggcggccAATTACCTTGTCCTCAGCAGCAAGCGACGCACCGTCCTCGTACAAGGTGACATCACCATCGAAGGTGACCAGCGACAGCTCTCCGGCGCGCGCAAGCTGCACTATTTGCGCGGTATTGAGGATGTGGCGGATGTCATTGAACGATGGAGACACGTATGCGCGTTCACTAAtcgcgcggcgcgcgtTTTGGCGCAGGAACGCCTCCGTGAGCGGGAGCGGCGTAAAGAAGGTGCCGATCGTCGGCACCAGCTTGTCCAGGCGCGATacgccggccgcgcgcgtgAGCGACTCATCTGAGTCGACTGTAATCTTCTCATTGATGAGCGTCTCCACGTCCTCAAATACGCGCCGGTACTTTTCTTGAGCGTTGTCACGCTCGGTCACCGAGTGCAGAACGAAAGGCACAGCGAGTAGCCCCTTGATCCATTCAATAAAGGCATCCTTGCGGTGCGCCTTGAGCTGGTACTCGACTCTGTAGCGACTGGACATCTTGCAGTGACTAGCTGTGACGGCTGGTGCCCCGTAGTGGTATAGTTAGAAGATTTGCATCTCGTGATAGTGTGTTCCCACGTTATTACCCGGACACCACGTGACGTATAGCGCCGTGCGGGCCGTTTATTACATCAGCGCCCTTGACCCCTCAGAGGACGGGAGAAGCCCTAGGCGTCCATAAATGATGGCCTTACACGGGGCTTGCACGGGCGCGATTGCGGGAGCACTAGGACTTTCTTTTACGTAATGCATAACATGTCAGTTGCGAACATCATACTTGAGCTGGTTTTTTGCTCGAGCCCCATAAAAAGATTTCTCTCACCCTTAACCTATTTCATAGCATCGGGTATATATACGTCTTGCGTTAGAGTTGCTATCGGGCAGGATCTACGCAACTTGACTTTAAGACGATGTACGGTAAGAGTGGGCCGCCACCAGAGGGCTATGTCCCCCAGCACCCACCAGCACAGGGCTATGCGCCCCACAACCCGCCACCTGGTTATGTCCACGAAAATCCTTTCCAGGAGCCCGTTCCGCAGGGACAGGAGTATTCTCCGCAGGGACAACAGTATCAATTCCGCAAGGACCAGTACTACAACTTGGATCACCAGGGGTCTGGGGCTCCAATTGGGGATGCGTCGTTCGAGGATAAGTTTCCAACGGAGGCCGGGAATAGGCTGAAGTTCAACGACTGGCCGTTCACCATCATCTTTCTGTTGACGGTGGGTGCGTTCATCGCGGTGGCGGTGCTAACGCTGCGCGGCTGGAGCCTGTCGCCGACGTCCAACGGATCCGGAATATATGACGGCGACAACACGCATACGCTAAACACGAATGCGGCCATTTTATTGTTGATTTCGTGTGGTGTGGCGGTCGCTCTGAGTGTATTCGGCCTCGTGCTTGCGGGCATGTACACGAAGTTCTTTATCTACGCTGCTATGATTTTGAATACCGTAGTGGGTTTAGGTACCGCCATTACGTACTTGGTGTTGCGTCACTGGTCTGCGGGTATTGTGTTTATGATATTTACCATTCTGACGGCGGTGTGCTACTGGTTAATGCGCTCAAGGATTCCATTTAGTGTCGCTGTCTTGCGTACGGTCATGTCAGTTATGAAGAAACATCCACAGACGTGGCTTGTGTCATTATTAGGTACCATTGTGTCGGCTGCGTTCTCTGTCATATTCTCTGTAGTGTTGGTTGCGACCTACATAAAGTATGACCCGAAGAGCGAGAATGGTGGCTGCGATGTATCTGGTGGCTCTTGCTCACGTGGAAAGTTAATTGGTATTTTGGTACTCGTTTTCTTCTGTGGATTCTACATTTCTGAGGTCATCAGGAATGTGATTCATTGCACCATCGCGGGCATCTACGGCTGCTGGTACTATTTTTCGAAGTCGGACCAAGGCATGCCACGTTGGCCAGCTTTTGGCTCATTAAAGAGAGCGTTGACCACTTCCTTTGGGTCCATTTGCTTTGGCTCGCTGATTGTGTCTCTGATTCAACTACTGCGGCAGATTATTCAGCTGCTTCGCAATGGGATTATTTCCGGGATATCCGACAGTGGGTGGATGCAGTGCTTGTGGTTAATCTTGGATGCCGTTGTTGGTGTCTTTGAATGGATGGCAGAGTACTTCAACCACTATGCCTACTGCTTCATTGCGTTGTACGGGAAACCATACCTACGCGCCGCGAAGGAAACCTGGCACATGCTTAGAGAAAAGGGTATTGACGCTTTGATCAACGATAACTTGATCAACTTGGCGCTAGGGTTCTACACCCTCTTTGTGGGATACACGACGGCTCTGTTCTCCTACTTGTTCTTGAGATTCACAAAACCTGACTACAACTCTGGTGGTGGCTTCAACGCAGTTCTGATGGCGTTTTCATTCCTAATTGCCATACAGCTCACACATGTCGCTACAGAAACTATCAGGTCAGGGACAGCTACGTTCTTCGTTGCCTTGGGTAATGATCCAGAGATATTCCGTGTTTCATACCCACAACGCTTTGACGAAATATTCAGAGCATACCCCGATGTCCTAAACAAACTCTCACATCAACATGTGTAATGCGCGAGCAGTCCATGGTATAGTATATGTATCACTGTTCTCTTAATGTTAAATATCAAGTCTCGCACTTCTGCAAAGCTATTTGAATTCTTCAGTTCGGACAAGGAATTCAGCCGAATACCGGCAAGTCCGCGCTCTTATTGGCACGATATCGAGCCAATTATACACACAACAATTGCCGCCGTCAATTTCAGAGCCAATCCCGCACTTTTAAGTAATCAGTACTACAACCCTTCTTCCCGGAGCTTGATCCTCATCAGCATTAACCTCTACAGTAGGACACAACCATAACCCCAGTTCAGAGCGGTGGTTGCAACTATAGATAAGAAGGTATAAAACATTACTAGGATAGATGAGATAACTGACTTTATAAAGATGTACTGCCAGCGCTTTCTTCCCTACCTTTGATGTCAGTGGTAAATCATGAAACATATAAATGAGTTTCCTACGGAAATAAAGTTGATACTGCTTTCACTCGCGCCAGAGCTGGGCTCTGCGTCCCGAGATTACTATTATCTACTGAAGGGTCGAATGCCCCGCGCGCTTCCGCAAATAGAGCTTTTACCAGATGATATCAAATTACGGATTCTTTGGTTTGCCCCCAAGATGCGGTTCGCGTCGCGGAACTGGTATTGCTTACATAATGAGCTATACAGGTCTAAGTGCAAAAGTTTAGACACGGAAAGATGGACGTATAAGCATATGAGATTGGCCAAGTTAGTGCAGGTTCACTCGCCAGATATTCAACCGCTCCGCAGGTTATGCTATAATTACCACTTGAGGATACTGAAAAAAGTTACGAgagcgcaggcagaacgGTCCGTGATGCCTTTTATATCAGATTCATGGTACTTTCTATACAGGAATTCTTCTTTGTTGCTAGAGGGTGAACATTCGCAATTTCCCCGGATGATTTGCAGTGGTACCCCAAAGGCGTTTGATTAAGTGATCCTTATTTAATAAGTATAAATTAAGTTAAAACTTAACGGGTGCATACATACATAGACTACAAAGGTTTGAATTTATAATTCATTGACACAGTTGAAGTTTGCGTAAATATACTTCGGTTAATTGTACTGGGTATGATACACCTCGCCACGAGCAAGTCCTACTTGAGGTATTCTTTGATCGACACATAGAGTAATTAACCGACCTATCAGTTCTATTTACGATAGACTACTTATATAGCCTTGGCGAAACATGTTTCCTAAGATACCACCCAATGAAATCCTTAATATTAGTTCTAACTCTTCTGTAGTCACCCTGCGTTAGAGCACTGCCAATACTCATTAGTTTGTTCTTTTCATTGGCAGACACAGGACGTAATTGTTCCAGAGAGTTCGATAACCACTGCATACAGATAGAGGGATCGTCGTTATTCGCCTGGGTAGCTAACTTGAATAATTTGACGAGCAAACCAATCGCTTCCGGGTGAGCGTTGCTATTGAGGTTGGATGTCAAACCGTTGACAATAGCAGAAACCATGCGGCCACCCTTTTGAAGGACCAT
Proteins encoded in this window:
- the AHC1 gene encoding Ahc1p (Syntenic homolog of Saccharomyces cerevisiae YOR023C (AHC1)) codes for the protein MTLTGTLRNKRQHSRIQHRSSEEFHGAEEPIAHSDSGQLISSPQVLLMDSEDITGRPHIGAGPAYYQVATPKSPHELSLGDDEYSGLRAEEGPLGRESEETERIKYEIAKREILEQLHLQVMIKHREMDDLEAESRGLGAKLEVLEMLHDDPELLAKVDAHQEQQAQLRLAQLEARRRREQQMAALPPAPLSSSSGGEYYYHTRSKSMNSHQGRSSTLRPADGNVIGLRVLGSKTVADASSPGTTSPPFSSFQQADPFAPQHFNQHHRRNYSSNCISSNSGVVGKTDSGDAIFRRLDGLLIVITCCKCGKSGFTSAQGIVNHSRLKHANSYSSQPLAVLHNQRILPEEQQNKIVMDKFKELHLDPQTEYLPNPTVVSQSPSSSANSNACITATEGRDISPTHISSSLSPTCVQPVSQFHSTKHLEKLYGKEGFQQIVDYVKESKDDLDVIMRVDSDIEDDPTPLHMEDQSDLLSQHNSERSTDLKRRASPNMDKALRERMRPAEKRVRPDAMALVELPAEEKRSSHYNLRARSKLKSLSKHE
- the DDL1 gene encoding putative carboxylic ester hydrolase (Syntenic homolog of Saccharomyces cerevisiae YOR022C), whose protein sequence is MFLSQHKRSIVRRICWPSAKRYHSELVRWFYATDSPLEKPYEPNYKPVKPPVNFIPFSKSDSDRLERFYSLERPSENPISVNEDYLFEVYLEARRLKPAYWDGPVYEVRRGTWFNSDGMPLSEDLSAELAELSAKCDEEKDFFKLEGKYDEGRYVLFKGEKKDEALLIPELYGGTLQLSLLRKSTLIPIGFVKVTKGYSESLTKGVIQKAAEGLETQVLDQTKQMGKLSDLLGWEFMDLLLGSASSSSGDKLNEAMTHKMDREEVKQNINTRAQATKFQTNYREIDHLILCVHGIGQNLGKKYQYVNFAHTVNLLRSNLKRLYNNGDSWKAYNRDVVKRPDWEFNSRVQVLPITWRHDIGFSTDEFVKEKEQPELPTLADITVDGIRPLRRVFGDVALDVLLYGEEYYRNRIMEKVASRLNNVYDKFCHKNPSFNGRVSLIGHSLGSLILFDILAQHEKYHLHFDVENYFAIGSPIGVLKLIQQTKIAHYGGPLQTDFGLRIDRPKCNRFYNLFHSCDPIAYRVEPLIDTKLGQYRQKIVPAVRESQLEVRVRELGDTFTSDSGLEMVKMPDSLLKKVTKLNHLGRVDFSFEPRLWEVDALNAIKAHVSYFEEELAASFFLDQLLRPVEPVTEVYCQALKKPAL
- the ISN1 gene encoding IMP 5'-nucleotidase (Syntenic homolog of Saccharomyces cerevisiae YOR155C (ISN1)); its protein translation is MSSRYRVEYQLKAHRKDAFIEWIKGLLAVPFVLHSVTERDNAQEKYRRVFEDVETLINEKITVDSDESLTRAAGVSRLDKLVPTIGTFFTPLPLTEAFLRQNARRAISERAYVSPSFNDIRHILNTAQIVQLARAGELSLVTFDGDVTLYEDGASLAAEDKVIGRLLRLLGAGMHVGIVTAAGYDDAENYERRLFGLLRRLERADLPNEAKRRLCVMGGESNFLFRCYERDGRAGFERVPESVWMSAELHQWNQQDINATLDLAEVMLRALREKLRLPAETQIIRKVRAVGIVPGQRFDPELGREIRVPLLRETLEEIVLTVQGRLENFPPAQRVQFSCFDGGSDVWCDIGGKDLGVAFLQRFYSPERPIRPEQSLHVGDQFAPVGSANDFKARLAGCTAWISSPQETVALLDDLLAELEAQKNM
- the PNS1 gene encoding Pns1p (Syntenic homolog of Saccharomyces cerevisiae YOR161C (PNS1)), coding for MYGKSGPPPEGYVPQHPPAQGYAPHNPPPGYVHENPFQEPVPQGQEYSPQGQQYQFRKDQYYNLDHQGSGAPIGDASFEDKFPTEAGNRLKFNDWPFTIIFLLTVGAFIAVAVLTLRGWSLSPTSNGSGIYDGDNTHTLNTNAAILLLISCGVAVALSVFGLVLAGMYTKFFIYAAMILNTVVGLGTAITYLVLRHWSAGIVFMIFTILTAVCYWLMRSRIPFSVAVLRTVMSVMKKHPQTWLVSLLGTIVSAAFSVIFSVVLVATYIKYDPKSENGGCDVSGGSCSRGKLIGILVLVFFCGFYISEVIRNVIHCTIAGIYGCWYYFSKSDQGMPRWPAFGSLKRALTTSFGSICFGSLIVSLIQLLRQIIQLLRNGIISGISDSGWMQCLWLILDAVVGVFEWMAEYFNHYAYCFIALYGKPYLRAAKETWHMLREKGIDALINDNLINLALGFYTLFVGYTTALFSYLFLRFTKPDYNSGGGFNAVLMAFSFLIAIQLTHVATETIRSGTATFFVALGNDPEIFRVSYPQRFDEIFRAYPDVLNKLSHQHV
- the MCO10 gene encoding Mco10p (Syntenic homolog of Saccharomyces cerevisiae YOR020W-A) translates to MGQAYNIFGKPVQPHVLVLGTLFTLFGGVSLYKARGRASQQPAVAAPAKTTSDDIDFEQLLGEMLKEEKN
- a CDS encoding AAR114Wp (Non-syntenic homolog of Saccharomyces cerevisiae YLR224W); this translates as MKHINEFPTEIKLILLSLAPELGSASRDYYYLLKGRMPRALPQIELLPDDIKLRILWFAPKMRFASRNWYCLHNELYRSKCKSLDTERWTYKHMRLAKLVQVHSPDIQPLRRLCYNYHLRILKKVTRAQAERSVMPFISDSWYFLYRNSSLLLEGEHSQFPRMICSGTPKAFD
- the SFM1 gene encoding protein-arginine N-methyltransferase SFM1 (Syntenic homolog of Saccharomyces cerevisiae YOR021C) → MKYIIEHMESGFSEWVTLEYAQIIRDVGAENLILSSLPEGTTASDIPQLLTDLGLQWTTQPLDKVHLALPNVAPLMDGRVCLLDPRASGDLAPSDKDQFDYFVFGGILGDHPPRDRTSELKESYPSLLVGKRLGDKQMTTDTAVRTTQLIVEKQLPLEKISFIDYPEFRFNSNEATEMPFRYVLDAAGRPILPSGMLELIKKDSEQSLDDLL